CGCTAGTAGAATAATTAACAACTTCTTTATCCATTAACGAAAAGCTCTGAATCATTGCTTCTTTCCATTGAGTCTCTTCCTTCTCCACCTCATTTTTCACTATCTCGTGCATTCGATCTTTACACTTCATCGCCACctaccaaaaacaaaaaattaaacaagttcAGCTAAAATTTCACTAAAACTATACTATTCCACAGTCGATTTAAGAATATTTACATGAGAACAGCCATGGCCATCATAAACACCGAAGAAATGTAAATTGCTTGAGTTTTCACTATTCTCTTTGCAAAACAAAGGATGAATCGCAACAGCATCTTCcatatctcttcttcttccaCATACAGAAGTCATTCCATATTTAGGTAAATCAGGCTCAATTTCAACAGATTGAGAACCAGATTCAGACAGATCCAACACTTTATTTTCATTCCTTTCATCAGTTACCGCCACCGCCACCGGCGGTGGCGACAACGAAATCGTTACACTGCTTTCCAATTTCTGCCTCTTGTTATTATCAATAACTTTTTCAATCTTATGCCTTTTCCGGCCATTTTTTTCCTGTGTTGCAGCTGAAACAGCTGCAACATCGGTAGGTACAAAACGGAACTGATGAATTCCCATTCTTCTTCTCCTTGCAGATTCTGAACTAGGCTCAACTGGTGTAGTAGCCTCAGTTTCGGCTATATTAACTCCACAACACATTCCAGCCATTATAGaatggaaaaacaaaaaaattggagaaaaaaaatgtgatgtatatatttatttttttgatatatttgataaGTTTAATAAGCAAAACAACAAGTTAAGTAGAAAGCTTTATTTTGGTTGATTTTTCGGGCAAGCTGCCCTTAGTTGCCCGTCACCGTCTTTGGGCAGAATAGGACACGTATTAGTGTTGTGACGTATGATTCTGCagaaaaaaattactatgaTCAAGGCCGTCCATTTGTTTCATAGATAGAAACCACGTGTGAAGCAGATTTTATTGATTTGAATTTACGTGGTCCAATGAGAAGGTGACACGGTATAGCTTGCTGTTCTGACACGCATGTGGGCTGTAGGACAACCACACGCCGATTATTcgacttttttctctttctttttaagGAGGAATACAATACGTGGCAACATCTTAGGATTTCAGATCTGTGTTTGTTCCACATACCTTTTGTAGCGTTTGAATACCACCTTCCTAGGTTAAAGGTCAACTCCGTTACACTTTACGAATCGTTTGATACGAAAGATaagataaataatgaaaaaaaacgATATATCTCTATTGTTTAAAAATGGGTGCATATATATCAGTTTTACTAATAGATGCACACgtatcataatcttatccattaattcgatatttataCAATATTGAATTAATCGATAAGATTGTGTCACATATTCCTATATAGTTATTCATTAGAACGAAAAAcatatatactttaatttttagaCGATAAGAATATCAATATCTTAAAAATATGACAGAAGGTATATACATACTATTTCtgataattcaaaaatatatttatcaattttccctagatgatattactatagacatttatcattatttttagtttatcgAGAATATAATTGATACGACTTTAAAGGTAAAATGTTAATAGATGATAGAGTGTCTTTTGTTTACTTGCTTTTTGGATGTTTAGGTTTAGTGGCGTCCACCATATTTATAGCTTATTTTCGTTGcgtcttattttttattttccatcattatttatttttaatgtgttttgattaatatattgtttttaactttttgctattattattgtttctatTGTAATagctatattttttcctttatcattttgatttttcataCTTGCAATAATGCTTGaagatttttcaaaagcaaTCTCTTCACTTgtaagataataataaaaatcgtataaatatttttttgaacttttatatatgaaattttaaaatatattgttactGTTATGATTATATTTGCAAATCATTTATGTTGTTCAAACATAAGCTAATTGCTcattataaatatgaataagaccaactcaaaaatcaaaatttcacaTGAGTTAAAAGTTCTTTTGGTTTACgaacataaaattatttaattaatttcataaat
The window above is part of the Solanum pennellii chromosome 5, SPENNV200 genome. Proteins encoded here:
- the LOC107020810 gene encoding protein phosphatase 2C 37-like, whose product is MAGMCCGVNIAETEATTPVEPSSESARRRRMGIHQFRFVPTDVAAVSAATQEKNGRKRHKIEKVIDNNKRQKLESSVTISLSPPPVAVAVTDERNENKVLDLSESGSQSVEIEPDLPKYGMTSVCGRRRDMEDAVAIHPLFCKENSENSSNLHFFGVYDGHGCSHVAMKCKDRMHEIVKNEVEKEETQWKEAMIQSFSLMDKEVVNYSTSVLPSSTSGSNCRCELQTPQCDAVGSTAVVAVVTPDKIIVSNCGDSRAVLCRNGVAIPLSVDHKPDRPDELNRIQEAGGRVIYWDGARVLGVLAMSRAIGDNYLKPYVISEPEVTITDRTNEDECLILASDGLWDVVSNETACGVARMCLQSRRPPSPAGSPGNDITVTGAGESSDKACSDASILLTKLALARHSSDNVSVVVVDLRKNL